A window of Infirmifilum lucidum contains these coding sequences:
- a CDS encoding DNA-directed RNA polymerase subunit B: protein MLSHEDRWELVEAYVKELGLVRQHLDSFNIFLERGLQEIVNEAGGIKLDAYGVEIRFGKIEVGEPVFKEADGSEITLTPMIARLRNITYAAPLYLNMTLYVDGEERKTEKVFIGMLPIMVRSSKCVLSRITSEEDLIKLGEDPHDPGGYFIINGSERVIVMQEDLSVNRVLVDHGGASSSVTHTAKVFSVAAGYRVPVSVERTKDGMIYVSFPQVPQRIPVVVLMRALGLQKDRDIVYAISNNEEVQREFFPVILEQSKIAPTVEEALDYIGSRVAIGQPKDVRIARAEQVLDENFLPHIGRTKSARLAKAYFVGQMVSRLLELKLGLREPDDKDHLANKRLRHAGELIAQVFRAAFRQLVREMTYSLERHMTKGREINLISIVRPDIITDKLKHALATGNWVGGRTGVSQILDRTNYLSTLSHLRRVVSPLSRTQPHFEARELHPTQWGRLCPVESPEGQNCGLVKNLALLATLSNGYDEKEVYDLLVSRLNVVPLERALGVNVKGARVYLNGRLIGFVEDGDLLVSTLRNLRRQGRISHEINVAIYKRGDIQEVYVNCDAGRIRRPLIVVENGEPKLRPQHIRMLREGIWTWSDLIQNGIVEYLDAEEEENALIADSPEKLTPRHTHLEIHPAAILGVIAMTIPFIEYNQSPRNSYQAAMAKQSLGIPALNYRLRMDPRMHVMYYPQKPLVKTKIYDLLPIDNLPYGTNMVVAVLTGGGYNIQDAVIINKAAVERGMTRSVFFRTYEADERRYPGGMEDRFEKPKPEQELLDLKPIEAYDALDELDGIAHVESELKGGQVVIGRTSPPRFYTGTYEPRILTKRKDTSITLRHGERGIVDRVLIMESPEGVKLVKVRVRDLRPTEIGDKFASRHGQKGVVGLLVSQEDMPFTEDGITPDLIINPHAIPSRMTVGQLLETITGKAAALSGRRIDATAFEAPSLDEIREILRSYGFRSDGKEVLYNGVTGEKLEAEIFIGVVFYEKLHHLVADKMHARARGRVQILTRQPTEGRAREGGLRFGEMEKDCLVGHGAALLLRERLLESSDRTTIWVCENCGFVGWYDARRNMPVCPVCGEKGRLHPVEVSYAFKLLLQELTGLGIAVRLILKDKITA, encoded by the coding sequence ATGTTAAGCCATGAGGATCGCTGGGAGCTCGTGGAAGCATATGTAAAAGAACTTGGGCTAGTGAGGCAACACCTAGACTCCTTCAATATCTTCCTAGAAAGAGGTTTACAGGAGATAGTAAACGAAGCCGGAGGTATAAAACTCGATGCATACGGCGTCGAGATAAGGTTCGGCAAAATCGAGGTGGGCGAGCCAGTCTTCAAGGAAGCTGACGGGTCTGAAATAACATTAACTCCAATGATTGCCCGACTGCGGAATATCACGTATGCTGCACCGCTATACCTAAACATGACGCTGTACGTAGACGGAGAGGAAAGGAAGACAGAGAAAGTTTTCATTGGAATGTTGCCTATCATGGTTCGGAGTAGCAAGTGCGTTCTCTCCCGCATAACCTCTGAGGAGGATTTGATTAAGCTTGGCGAAGACCCCCACGACCCCGGTGGGTACTTCATTATCAACGGCTCTGAGAGAGTTATAGTAATGCAGGAGGATCTATCTGTGAACAGGGTTTTAGTAGACCATGGCGGTGCCAGTAGCTCTGTTACACATACAGCAAAGGTTTTCTCTGTTGCTGCAGGGTATAGAGTGCCGGTCAGCGTTGAGAGAACAAAGGATGGCATGATTTACGTTAGTTTTCCACAAGTCCCTCAAAGGATTCCAGTAGTTGTTCTAATGAGAGCCCTCGGACTTCAAAAAGACAGAGACATTGTATATGCTATAAGTAACAACGAAGAAGTTCAGCGCGAGTTTTTCCCGGTAATACTCGAGCAGTCAAAGATTGCACCAACAGTAGAGGAGGCACTAGACTACATCGGATCACGTGTGGCTATAGGCCAGCCCAAAGATGTGAGGATTGCACGAGCCGAGCAGGTACTGGACGAGAACTTCCTCCCGCATATTGGGCGCACGAAATCTGCACGCCTAGCAAAGGCTTACTTTGTAGGGCAAATGGTTTCCAGACTGCTAGAATTGAAGCTAGGCCTCAGAGAGCCAGATGATAAAGACCATCTTGCTAATAAGCGGTTACGCCATGCTGGAGAGCTCATAGCACAGGTCTTTAGAGCTGCGTTTAGACAGCTTGTACGCGAGATGACGTACTCTCTAGAACGTCACATGACGAAGGGTCGCGAGATAAACTTGATAAGTATTGTTAGGCCGGACATAATTACAGACAAGCTGAAACACGCCCTAGCCACCGGCAATTGGGTTGGCGGGAGGACAGGCGTCAGCCAGATTCTCGACAGAACAAACTACCTCTCGACACTCTCCCATCTGAGGAGAGTCGTGTCGCCTCTCTCTAGAACCCAGCCCCACTTTGAAGCACGTGAACTGCACCCCACGCAGTGGGGCAGGCTATGTCCAGTAGAGTCGCCTGAGGGACAGAACTGTGGCCTTGTAAAGAATTTAGCCCTTCTGGCCACTCTCTCAAACGGCTACGATGAAAAAGAGGTTTATGACCTCTTAGTTTCCCGGCTAAATGTCGTCCCACTGGAGAGAGCCTTGGGTGTAAACGTCAAGGGAGCGCGCGTGTACCTTAACGGGCGGCTAATTGGTTTCGTGGAGGATGGCGATTTACTCGTATCAACCCTGAGGAATCTGAGGAGACAGGGGAGAATTAGTCACGAGATAAATGTGGCGATTTACAAGAGAGGGGATATACAGGAGGTTTATGTGAACTGTGATGCTGGGAGGATTAGGAGGCCGCTTATTGTTGTGGAGAATGGGGAGCCCAAGCTCAGGCCACAGCATATAAGGATGCTTCGCGAAGGTATTTGGACGTGGAGCGACCTGATCCAGAACGGTATTGTAGAATACTTAGATGCAGAAGAAGAGGAGAACGCGTTAATAGCAGATTCCCCAGAAAAGTTAACTCCTAGACATACACACCTCGAAATACACCCTGCAGCCATCCTAGGGGTTATAGCAATGACCATACCATTCATTGAGTACAACCAGTCTCCCAGGAACTCATACCAAGCGGCTATGGCTAAACAGTCTCTCGGGATACCTGCCCTAAACTACAGGCTTCGTATGGATCCTAGAATGCATGTAATGTATTATCCCCAGAAACCACTAGTAAAGACCAAGATTTATGACCTGCTACCAATAGACAACCTGCCCTACGGAACGAACATGGTTGTAGCTGTTCTAACAGGCGGAGGTTATAACATCCAAGACGCTGTGATAATAAACAAGGCAGCTGTAGAGCGCGGGATGACGCGCTCGGTATTCTTCCGCACATACGAGGCTGATGAACGTAGATATCCCGGCGGTATGGAGGATAGGTTTGAGAAACCTAAACCTGAGCAAGAGCTCTTAGACCTTAAACCCATCGAAGCCTACGATGCTCTCGATGAATTGGATGGCATTGCACACGTGGAGAGCGAACTCAAAGGCGGACAGGTGGTAATAGGTAGGACAAGCCCACCGAGATTCTACACCGGAACATATGAGCCTAGAATTCTAACCAAGAGGAAGGACACTTCGATTACTCTGAGGCATGGTGAACGGGGGATAGTAGATCGAGTGTTGATAATGGAGAGCCCTGAGGGCGTGAAGCTCGTGAAAGTAAGAGTAAGGGATTTGAGACCCACTGAGATAGGCGATAAATTCGCTTCGAGGCATGGGCAGAAGGGCGTGGTAGGTCTTCTAGTCTCCCAGGAAGACATGCCCTTCACCGAGGATGGGATTACGCCCGACCTCATAATAAACCCGCATGCTATACCTTCACGGATGACTGTTGGCCAATTACTAGAGACGATAACTGGAAAGGCTGCAGCTCTCTCGGGTAGGCGCATTGATGCAACAGCCTTTGAGGCTCCAAGCCTTGACGAGATACGAGAGATTTTGAGGAGCTATGGTTTCAGGAGCGACGGGAAAGAAGTCCTGTATAATGGAGTAACTGGCGAGAAGTTGGAAGCCGAGATATTTATAGGAGTAGTATTCTACGAGAAGTTACACCACCTAGTAGCAGACAAAATGCATGCGCGTGCACGTGGTAGGGTTCAGATACTAACCAGGCAACCCACAGAGGGTAGAGCCCGTGAAGGTGGTCTTAGGTTTGGTGAAATGGAGAAGGACTGCCTGGTGGGTCATGGAGCCGCACTATTGTTGCGTGAGCGCCTTCTAGAGAGTTCTGACAGGACTACCATATGGGTTTGCGAAAACTGTGGCTTCGTGGGATGGTATGATGCTAGGAGGAATATGCCTGTGTGCCCAGTCTGCGGTGAAAAGGGGAGGCTACACCCAGTTGAAGTTTCATACGCGTTCAAGCTTCTTCTCCAAGAGCTAACGGGTTTAGGGATAGCGGTTCGCCTCATTCTCAAGGATAAAATAACGGCATGA
- a CDS encoding DNA-directed RNA polymerase subunit K — translation MSGNNVLRQRQFQVKIGPPWLTRFEKARIVGIRALQISLGAPVLIPLEGVENLDSIRIAEKELEMGVLPIIIVRWTPEGRFQEIPIKYLKLNPP, via the coding sequence ATGTCTGGTAATAATGTACTACGACAGAGACAGTTTCAGGTAAAAATCGGCCCACCGTGGCTGACACGTTTTGAAAAAGCTCGAATAGTAGGCATTAGAGCTCTGCAGATTTCGCTGGGTGCACCAGTGCTTATCCCCCTAGAGGGGGTGGAGAATCTGGACTCTATTAGAATAGCAGAAAAAGAGTTAGAAATGGGTGTGTTGCCCATAATAATCGTCAGGTGGACGCCGGAGGGCAGGTTCCAGGAGATACCGATAAAGTATTTAAAGTTGAACCCTCCCTAG
- a CDS encoding arcadin 1 has protein sequence MSSTSVHFKAKVTLIQTIDAPFGERMVKIELTEEREVPEPIFIRSTDSEISREIAPIISQIMKMLPGASPGVLRVPRVTIMLSEDEWEKFVTKPSIGDFFEVIITNERIELKGEG, from the coding sequence GTGTCTTCGACTAGTGTTCACTTCAAAGCAAAAGTAACGCTTATCCAGACTATTGATGCTCCGTTCGGGGAGAGAATGGTGAAAATAGAGTTGACGGAGGAAAGGGAAGTTCCCGAGCCTATTTTCATCCGATCCACAGACAGCGAAATAAGCAGAGAAATAGCACCAATTATCTCGCAGATCATGAAAATGCTTCCCGGCGCCTCGCCTGGAGTATTGAGAGTGCCAAGAGTGACTATAATGCTGTCCGAGGACGAGTGGGAAAAATTCGTTACAAAGCCGAGTATTGGCGATTTCTTCGAAGTTATAATTACGAACGAAAGAATAGAATTGAAGGGAGAGGGCTAG
- a CDS encoding glycine--tRNA ligase codes for MVSSGQAPREVTLDDITELCARRGFFFQTGKIYGGLAGFYDYGPLGVELMKNVLDDWWWYFVERREDMYGISGSIITHPKVWEASGHVDSFIDFIVTCQKCGAEYRADHLLEDRGIKITQYTPEELKNLIRVNNIRCPACGGELSDPKAFNLMFSSTLGPKKDVPFTVYLRPETAQLIFVNFKNIVFSMGATLPFGVAQYGKAFRNEISPRNFLFRLREFIQMEIEYFVNPKKLNECPYFDEVKNVEISLLSAEDQERGVEQARRVRIEDAVETGLIGSKWHAYWVAESLRWLWRIGLSPEKLRVREHVKTELAHYAKQTFDIEYYFPYMGWKEIEGISNRSDYDLQRHQEFSGEPLHIIDSGEKIVPYVIEPSFGLERIILAILTEAFTVEKNRIYLSLKPRIAPYKVAIFPLVKRDGLDRLAREIYNEIREHIRAYYDDDGSIGKRYAKADEIGVPFCVTVDGQSLQDSTVTVRYRDTRQQVRVHREDLLDFLLKEIRSN; via the coding sequence GTGGTGAGTTCAGGGCAGGCACCGAGGGAGGTCACGCTTGACGACATTACCGAGTTGTGCGCCAGGAGGGGGTTCTTCTTCCAGACAGGTAAAATCTATGGTGGGCTCGCCGGTTTCTACGATTATGGCCCCCTAGGCGTTGAGCTGATGAAGAATGTACTTGACGACTGGTGGTGGTACTTCGTAGAAAGAAGGGAGGACATGTACGGGATTAGCGGTAGTATAATCACTCACCCCAAAGTGTGGGAGGCTAGTGGGCACGTCGATAGCTTTATCGACTTTATAGTGACGTGCCAGAAGTGTGGAGCTGAGTACAGGGCTGACCACCTGCTCGAAGACAGGGGGATAAAGATAACCCAGTACACACCAGAGGAATTGAAAAACCTCATCCGCGTAAATAACATCCGCTGTCCAGCCTGTGGTGGAGAGCTCAGCGACCCAAAGGCTTTCAACTTAATGTTCTCGTCGACCCTAGGTCCCAAGAAAGACGTCCCGTTCACGGTCTACCTCAGACCCGAAACTGCACAGCTGATATTTGTGAACTTCAAGAACATAGTTTTCAGCATGGGCGCAACGCTCCCATTTGGCGTGGCCCAGTACGGGAAAGCCTTCAGGAACGAGATCTCGCCGCGAAACTTCCTTTTCAGGCTGCGCGAGTTTATACAAATGGAGATCGAGTACTTTGTAAACCCAAAGAAACTCAACGAGTGCCCCTATTTTGACGAAGTGAAGAATGTTGAGATTAGTCTCCTCTCTGCAGAGGATCAGGAGAGGGGTGTCGAGCAAGCCAGGAGAGTTAGGATAGAGGATGCTGTTGAGACGGGTCTCATAGGCTCCAAGTGGCACGCATACTGGGTTGCAGAGTCTCTTAGATGGCTCTGGCGTATTGGTTTATCACCGGAGAAGCTAAGAGTAAGAGAGCATGTGAAAACAGAGCTAGCACACTATGCCAAGCAAACATTCGACATTGAGTACTATTTTCCGTATATGGGCTGGAAGGAAATAGAGGGGATTTCAAATAGGAGTGACTACGACCTGCAGAGGCACCAGGAGTTTAGCGGGGAGCCTCTACACATTATAGACAGTGGAGAGAAAATTGTCCCCTATGTTATTGAGCCTTCTTTTGGTCTAGAGAGAATAATACTTGCTATTTTGACTGAAGCATTCACGGTAGAGAAAAATAGAATTTACCTTAGTCTTAAACCGCGGATAGCCCCCTACAAAGTTGCTATCTTCCCGTTAGTCAAGCGAGACGGACTGGACAGGCTGGCCAGAGAAATCTACAATGAAATTAGAGAGCATATAAGAGCCTACTACGATGATGATGGTAGCATTGGAAAGCGTTACGCTAAAGCAGACGAGATAGGTGTCCCGTTTTGCGTGACTGTTGACGGGCAAAGCCTCCAGGACAGCACAGTAACCGTACGCTACCGCGACACAAGACAGCAAGTTAGAGTTCATAGAGAAGACCTCCTTGATTTTCTCTTAAAAGAAATACGCTCCAATTAG
- a CDS encoding DNA-directed RNA polymerase subunit H, whose product MPRKFNVLEHELVPKHILLSRDEAKKLLRIIGLRKTELPWIYSTDPVAKALGAKPGDVIMVIRKSPTAGEAVALRLVVPG is encoded by the coding sequence ATGCCTCGTAAATTTAATGTTCTAGAACATGAACTCGTACCGAAGCACATCCTACTCTCGCGGGATGAAGCCAAAAAACTACTCAGAATAATTGGGCTCCGCAAAACTGAACTACCCTGGATCTATTCTACAGATCCTGTCGCTAAAGCTCTGGGAGCTAAACCCGGAGATGTAATAATGGTTATAAGGAAGAGCCCGACTGCAGGTGAGGCTGTAGCTCTACGTCTAGTTGTTCCCGGGTGA